The Sulfurimonas sp. genome includes a window with the following:
- a CDS encoding dUTP diphosphatase, with product MDKILVMLQLQNQLNDSTNGEDWTKGLTKNNKVINWKRCIYMECAEMIDSFSWKHWKNIDADPDWDNLQIEVVDVWHFIISLAIENYVTNMRGGVEDLGIDISNMPSFEKIDVSNDKFASQDEVIEKVETIMSIVLSKSELDLEALISEFFELVIMSGLDLNTLYRLYVGKNILNQFRQDNGYKEGSYIKVWNGDEDNVVMKRIWEDNSDIKPDALYIELTKTYISINN from the coding sequence ATGGATAAAATACTAGTAATGCTTCAACTTCAGAATCAACTTAACGATTCTACAAACGGTGAGGACTGGACAAAAGGACTTACTAAAAACAACAAAGTGATCAACTGGAAAAGATGTATCTATATGGAATGTGCTGAGATGATCGACAGTTTTTCTTGGAAACACTGGAAAAATATAGATGCCGATCCTGATTGGGATAACTTACAGATTGAAGTGGTTGATGTTTGGCACTTTATTATCTCACTTGCTATAGAAAATTATGTAACTAATATGCGTGGCGGTGTAGAAGATCTAGGTATAGATATATCTAATATGCCAAGTTTTGAAAAGATCGATGTTAGTAATGACAAGTTCGCGTCTCAAGATGAAGTTATAGAAAAAGTTGAGACTATTATGTCAATAGTTCTTTCTAAATCAGAATTAGATTTAGAAGCATTAATTTCTGAGTTTTTTGAGCTTGTTATTATGAGTGGATTAGATCTAAATACACTTTACAGATTATATGTAGGTAAAAATATTCTAAATCAGTTCCGTCAAGACAATGGTTATAAAGAGGGTTCATACATTAAAGTATGGAACGGTGATGAAGATAATGTTGTTATGAAAAGAATCTGGGAAGATAACAGTGATATTAAGCCTGATGCACTTTATATAGAGCTAACAAAAACATATATATCTATTAATAATTAA
- a CDS encoding YdiY family protein, which yields MKYLIAILMLVSHLFAVVSIKPVEIGENPGVSGGIEAGLQTKRGNTRKDAYKGSIRVVYDTNASYVTWAQISGEYGEANDVEDTNNIYAHVRYIHKLTEEVIRYELFAQTQEDKFKAISHRRLAGAGLRFKIFNTPIGGKGYYGLGAFYENIKYVNPTLDPDEENVRLNSYLAYSVDFSNKSSLAYTLYYQPSTEKFSDYVMTNQLELILQIYEELYLKFSATYDYDAYPPHGVDEKYDFSQSTTFLYKF from the coding sequence ATGAAATATTTAATAGCAATACTAATGTTAGTGAGCCATCTTTTTGCAGTTGTGTCTATAAAGCCGGTCGAAATAGGAGAAAACCCTGGAGTTTCAGGTGGTATTGAAGCAGGTTTACAAACAAAAAGAGGAAATACACGCAAAGATGCATATAAAGGCTCTATAAGAGTTGTATATGATACAAATGCTAGTTATGTAACATGGGCTCAAATATCAGGAGAGTATGGCGAAGCAAACGATGTTGAAGATACAAACAATATTTACGCACATGTTAGATATATACATAAACTGACTGAAGAGGTTATCAGATATGAATTGTTTGCACAAACTCAAGAAGATAAGTTTAAAGCTATAAGTCACAGAAGACTTGCTGGTGCAGGATTAAGGTTTAAAATTTTTAATACACCTATTGGTGGAAAAGGTTATTATGGTTTAGGTGCATTTTATGAGAATATAAAATATGTAAATCCTACATTAGATCCTGATGAAGAGAATGTAAGGTTAAATAGTTATTTAGCTTATTCAGTTGACTTTTCAAATAAATCATCTTTGGCATATACTCTTTACTATCAGCCAAGTACGGAAAAGTTTAGTGATTACGTTATGACAAACCAATTAGAACTTATATTGCAAATATATGAAGAATTATATTTAAAGTTTAGTGCTACTTATGATTATGATGCTTATCCGCCACACGGCGTAGATGAAAAGTATGACTTCTCACAGTCTACAACTTTTTTATATAAGTTCTAG
- the crcB gene encoding fluoride efflux transporter CrcB, whose protein sequence is MSWQTILAIGSGGFIGAVLRAYLNGLISHKVPHDLPFGTLGVNLIGSFIMGVVIAYFMYTTLFSLHVKSFISTGILGALTTYSTFAIESFFLLEGGYIALALLNISANAFGTIIMAGSGFYLVKYFFKV, encoded by the coding sequence ATGAGCTGGCAAACAATCCTAGCCATAGGTAGTGGTGGTTTTATCGGGGCTGTTTTAAGAGCTTATTTAAACGGTCTTATATCGCATAAAGTTCCACACGATCTACCTTTTGGTACACTTGGTGTTAATCTGATCGGCAGCTTTATTATGGGTGTTGTTATAGCCTACTTTATGTACACTACACTTTTTTCACTACATGTAAAATCATTTATATCTACAGGTATCCTTGGAGCACTTACAACATACTCGACTTTTGCAATTGAGAGTTTTTTTCTTCTTGAGGGCGGTTATATAGCATTAGCACTTCTAAATATCAGTGCTAACGCTTTTGGAACTATTATTATGGCAGGAAGCGGTTTTTACTTAGTAAAGTATTTTTTTAAAGTCTAG
- a CDS encoding lysophospholipid acyltransferase family protein, whose product MKIFANISWLIATIIIFVSLTILILIFHIVPQPMAPKISAWIIRLSTFFCVEIEGTEDPEANMILLNHQSDIDIAIMETSTKKDLAWVAKKELFDIPFFGLALKLPNDIPVERESKTSLVKLVRDVKKRLDMGKTITMFPEGTRSTKGKMLPFKMGAKMIADKYKLKVQPVVIMQSAKYYNIKNYYYKPGRIKLIYMDSFIADKTNQDWLKNLREKMQKVYDNELANNPSHR is encoded by the coding sequence ATGAAAATATTTGCCAATATTAGTTGGTTGATAGCTACAATCATAATATTTGTCTCACTTACTATACTTATACTTATTTTTCATATTGTTCCTCAGCCTATGGCCCCTAAAATATCTGCATGGATCATAAGACTAAGCACTTTTTTTTGTGTGGAGATCGAAGGCACGGAAGATCCTGAAGCAAATATGATACTCCTTAACCATCAAAGTGATATTGATATTGCTATTATGGAGACAAGTACAAAAAAAGATCTTGCATGGGTTGCCAAAAAAGAGTTATTTGATATACCTTTTTTCGGACTTGCACTAAAACTTCCAAACGACATCCCGGTTGAGCGTGAGAGCAAAACATCACTTGTAAAACTTGTTCGTGACGTAAAAAAACGTTTGGATATGGGAAAAACAATAACTATGTTTCCTGAAGGCACAAGAAGTACAAAGGGAAAAATGCTACCATTTAAAATGGGTGCAAAAATGATCGCCGATAAATACAAATTAAAAGTTCAACCGGTAGTTATAATGCAGAGTGCAAAGTATTACAATATAAAAAACTACTACTATAAACCGGGTCGTATTAAACTGATCTATATGGACTCATTTATAGCTGATAAAACAAACCAAGATTGGCTAAAAAACTTAAGAGAAAAAATGCAAAAGGTGTATGATAATGAGCTGGCAAACAATCCTAGCCATAGGTAG
- a CDS encoding ABC transporter ATP-binding protein, whose translation MENNLIEVKNLSFGYSKDKLLFDNLSFTLQKGQIKAIVGQSGAGKSTLFELILGNLKPIEGSIGCVRVSEVFQDPYSSFHPSYTILNQIEDVASTDELKTHLDVLNLDYELLLKLPHELSGGQLQRASILRAILMKPEVLLLDEPTSALDNVIQLEVMHSLIKKLDDIGMLLITHDLELAKWCADEIIQI comes from the coding sequence TTGGAGAACAATTTAATTGAAGTTAAAAATTTATCTTTTGGATATTCAAAAGATAAACTGCTTTTTGACAATTTGTCATTTACACTTCAAAAGGGTCAAATTAAGGCTATTGTAGGACAAAGCGGTGCAGGAAAGAGTACACTTTTTGAACTTATTTTAGGTAATCTAAAACCAATAGAAGGTTCTATTGGTTGTGTAAGAGTAAGTGAGGTTTTTCAAGATCCATACAGCTCATTTCATCCAAGTTACACCATTTTAAATCAGATAGAAGATGTGGCTTCAACAGATGAGTTGAAAACACATTTGGATGTATTAAACCTAGACTATGAACTACTTTTAAAACTTCCACATGAACTCTCAGGTGGGCAACTTCAGCGTGCTTCAATTTTAAGAGCTATTTTGATGAAACCTGAAGTTTTATTGCTTGATGAGCCTACAAGTGCACTTGATAATGTTATACAGTTAGAAGTGATGCATTCTTTAATTAAAAAACTCGATGATATTGGTATGTTACTAATAACTCATGATCTTGAGCTTGCCAAATGGTGTGCAGATGAAATTATACAGATATGA
- a CDS encoding uracil-DNA glycosylase: MKRINCRRCIHYFVTWQSGKPHGCRAYGFRSGQIPSMVVFQSSGIDCTQFVEKKPPKSS, translated from the coding sequence ATGAAAAGAATAAATTGTAGAAGATGTATACACTATTTTGTTACTTGGCAGTCGGGAAAACCTCACGGATGTAGAGCCTACGGTTTTCGATCTGGGCAAATTCCATCTATGGTTGTTTTCCAAAGTTCAGGAATCGACTGCACACAGTTTGTAGAGAAAAAACCGCCTAAGAGTTCTTAG